In Engraulis encrasicolus isolate BLACKSEA-1 chromosome 2, IST_EnEncr_1.0, whole genome shotgun sequence, the sequence ACAGTTTGACCTGATGTACTGTTTTAGTACTGTATAACATTttgaacaaacagaaaaacaagcaaacaataaGACTGGAAATCAAACAAATTGAGAACAATACCCCTCCCCCTCTTGAGCAAAGATGTTATTATGCATGGtatccaaataaaaaagtttcatGGTCATCACTACAATTCTACAGTGCATTCAGTGTAATGCATAATCATTTGCCTCATTCCCAGCTTATATAGGCAATGTGATTTGCTCTGAGAGCTTCATGGCCATTGAAGTGAACAAAACACAGTCAGAAGAAATCAGAATCCACGAGGACCACTTGAGGCTGAACGACCCATCCTGCACCCTCTACTCCAATGGCACTCATGTCTTTGCCAACATGTCTCTGAACACCTGTGGGACTGTCATGGAGGTGAATATGCTCCATCTCCCCTCCCAAATCAACAACCTGTATTCAGAACAGTAATTCATAACTAGCAGTTCTCTTACATATTCCTTTCTTATAGGAGGATGCCACCAACATGATCTTCAAGAATGAAATTGTGTCTGTTGATAACCCAAATGACATCATAACCAGGCATCATCTGGTGAAAATAGAGTTCTTCTGCAAGTACCCTAAGAAAAGCAACGTCATCCTGGAGTTTAATGTCCACAGAAACCCATACACATTCATTCAAAAAGGATTCGGCACCTTCAGTTACCAGTTTGAGTTCTTCCAGTCTAGTCAGTTTCGGAATCTGCAGGACCCTAGCTCCTACCCTCTAGAATATGACCTCGGGGAAATGATGTACATGCAAATTGAAGGAATCTCTCCAGTCAACAACACCGAGCTCTTTGTGGAATCATGCAAGGCCAGTCCCAGTGATGACCCCAACGCCCATGTCTCCTACTCGATCATCAGTGATGGGTAAGCTTCTTCTTAGCTATGGGTACAAGCCAGGGTGTGGCTCTCTCAGTTTTGGTTGGCTAATGAGTTCTTGTCTCTACACATAGATGCAATCAAGACGAAACCGTGCAATTCTACTCCAGTCATGGCAATGTTGTCAGGTTCGGAATGAAGGCTTTCAAGTTCATTGGATTGCATGATCAGGTAACTGATATTACTTGCCAACTCCTTTAATGACAAGATCTTATTGACACACCAGCGTGTTCACTTGCCACATGCTTTTTGGTCTCTAACATTTCAAACTTGTTCACCAAAGGTCTTCATCACATGCTCGGTCATCCTGTGTGAGGCTGGCAATCCCAACACCAGGTGTTCCCAGGGCTGTAGCAACACCACTGCTGCACCTGCagtgcaccaccaccacaggaGAGAGGCATCTGCTGCACCCATCCAGACCCTCAGACACTACATCTCCCAGGGGCCCTTGCGGCTCAGACGGAGCACCAACATGAGGGATGCTACAAGCACAGGTCAGCCATCACTCCCTCCTTTACCCAGAATCCTGTGGTCTTAACAATGCCCTATAATAAATACATCCTGATTTGTTATCTTTTCACTCCAATGGCagatttactgtaagtgcataaCTGCTGTTTGTCTGTTTCCTTACAGTAGCCACCGATGGTTTGAACATGAACCTGGTGTTCGTTGTTGGATGCCTGCTGGCAGCTGTGAGTGTACTGAGTGGAGTTCTGTTCTACACAAAGCGAGCCAAGGTGGTGTATCAGCCTCTGCCATCCTTTGATGGTGAATGAAGGTGACCTCAAGGCACAGCTATCTTTTTTCCCATGGGATCACAAACTTCCTTATACTGCTGTtgattttaaaatgtaatttgggAATCGGGTTAACTCTTTCTGGCTTAATAAAGTATTACTGAATCACATAAGAGCACACAGGTGCCAAGAGGGCTAGTGGCAGTTGAAAACCGCTGTATGGTTAACGTGTTCAGATCATGAGATGGTCAAGCTTGTATACACCTTGTTCTTGTAATTGAGTTACTGGTTTTATGTTTTAGTAATTAATATAAAGAATAATTAATAGGAATTTacttcacatactgtatatgattttATATTAATTTTACTCTGTTCTGTGTTTATGAATGAATCTACAAGCTAATAAGCTAACTAGGAGGTGATTTGGAATAGGGCAAGCTGTATTCATTAATTAATATAACTTAAATTCGCATATATTGTGATTTCATGAAATTGTGGCCTCGATGCAGCAACACTTTATGAATCCTCATTAAAGCTTACTCACAATGACTTTGCCAACCACAGTAAAGAAAATTGTAGACTTCTGCTCATATTACCAGGGATTAATTGTGAATACAGGTAGAGCAGAGTAGGGCCTATGTTTTAaacgtataggcctactgttaacaGGTCTTGTTTGTGTCCTCTTAAATGTATGTATCTCGGATGAAGGTCATTTTCATACTTAATCAGGTTCAGCATAAAACCTATGATTTTTTGTTTTCCCATCTTGGCGAAAAAAAATCTTTTGTTTTGGTCATTGCTTGTTTAATGTGTGATCAATGTGTAGTCAATGTATAGTGAAAGACATTTAATATCTCGGGTGTAAactggtaaaaaaaataaaggacaaataaataaacaatgattTATTTGAGAGATGTGTTTTATTATCCAGACTAATCCAGCTTGGTTAACCCTAGAGACTGAGCTTATAGCCTATAATGTCCAAGTAttgctctagatcagtgtttcccaaccttttttgttctgcgtaccccctaagccattttgtcatatgatgagtacccccttcactcatgctctatatctgttcctctatcccaatgtgactacactccatatatttgttattattgattttttccaagtaccccctgaggtgtgctcgcgtacccctagtggtacacgtacccctggttgggaaacactgctctagatggtGATATTGGGTCCTATAGggagaaaaatataaaaacaagCATGGCTATAcatttaaaaggggaaaaaatcatataCCTGTAGGCCTGTAAGGCATATACAGTAAGTAAGTAggccatatactgtactgtaccatatcATATAAGTAGGCTAAACATATTCCACGTAGCCTATGGTGTTTATAGTAtgttgcaggacacacacacacacacacacacacacacacacacacactacattacatttcatttagctgatgctttcatttcttcaaagcgacttagaactattaattttcagggtattggttacagtccctggagcaatgtggggttaggtgccttactcaagggcacttcagccatggatggaggtgtagggagaggtcaggcgggattcgaaccggcaacccctagattgaaggaCCAACTctgtaaccactaggccacggctaccaacacacacacacacacacacacacacacacacacacacacacacacacacacacacacacacacacacacacacacacacacacacacacacacacacacacacacacacacacacacacacacacacacacacacacacacacacacacacacacacacaccaagaaacaGAAATCCTAATACTGTGCTTAAAATTTACTTGATAATGTCTTAGTTGGCAGCACTTAACAGGTTAgacatagcctgggaactcccatactgcctttagttctacacaatcgtttcgatctgaaagacaatggccaagcattccgaccttaacagtttctctgcccaatcagagagcagggcagtgtgtcataatagccaagtattccggccccatacggaatttacaataggcaactccccagacctaatctcacttgtgattaggtctggtgttaaccaggcaaggttaGACAGGGTTTGACCTTACTTGACATCCTGTTGATCTGACATCCTCATATTTGTGCATACCTTGAACAAGGCTCAAGAGCACTTTTGTGGATTGATCAGATTGTTCGGAACTGTTGAGTACAACACATATGTGGTGCTGTGGCGCGTTatggtagcctggcgacgccatccatgtactccacccaaagattttggctccgcacatcgtctggcaaaagcctcgagctcggttctctcagtgtttcgccaatcagcaaacagttgagagtggtgacgtagaactcacccgcgagctccgttactgattggttaaggtaacaataTTCActctttcgttttgttatttgtatgtttttgtgatgctataacgtaacaggcatgctaataaagggGTTTTATTtggagtttggaacttcaattaatttaaatgatagagtaagatcagaccatctcccatcgtccacggagacggattcctcatggcttttgccagattaattgacggagtcaacagtcggctattcgcccaggctagcattatggggacctgggttcgaatctggcctgggtcatttcccagccctaccccatctctctctctcccaatcctcTTGCTCTTCAGTCATATATGTTAATAAAAGCAAAATCCTGTAAAAAACGAGAAAATGAAAAAGATGTGCACCAAATGACATTATGTATAATCAGATAATCTCTGCCCATCACTGCGTTGGTGTGAAGGGTATTATTAACTTTACAATAATGTGCACAGAGATATTTTACTTTACAGGTGTGAGTATAGTCACGGGTCTTCAactttacacacgcacgcaggcacgtacgcgcgcacgcacgcacgcacgcacgcacgcacgcacacatgcacacacgcactcacacatgtgtgcgcgcgcacacacacacacacacacacacacacacacacacacacacacacactcacatggcctagactgccaaagacaagaacaatgaggacacatttatagccacagctttcaatggctgatgttagaggatggtaatttcagtttttttgtacagtaggattcctccatgaacaggtcaaaggcGTAGGCGACTTCAAAGAGtctgactattttttcctcttgtgatatgcaaatgatgtcTGGTGTGTTGGGAATTCCTGAAAAGTGGTTTGTGGATGCGTTAAACCAGTGGGGCTTGACAGCGGTGTGTTTGTATAGTTGTTATAAGTATAGTCAAACTCATAAACACATACAGGGCATGCTGTTGACTGCTGGTCATCAGGGTCAAGGTCATTTtcaagttttgttttgttttcttttaaaaaGATCAATATCTGTGTCGGAAGTTTTCATGGAACAAAGAACATGAATTCATTCCACCAGAGGCTCAACACAACCGTGACACCAAAGAGACCAGAGGTTTGTCTACATTCTTCTAAAACATTCGATAAAACAGAAATGCAACaatcgcatgcatgcacagcacacacacacacacacaaacatacacacacacacacacacacacacacacacacacacacacacacacacacacacacacacacacacacacacacacacacacacacacacacacacacaaacacaagcagtcacacagagcacacacactgacatcgtTGTGAGAGGCGTCCTTTAcggtaataggcctacacacaggcaGAGCATCTCACACTGCGTTCAGTTTGATAGTCCAATCAAGAGAGCCACAAGGTTGACAAGAGACTTTCTTAATATGTATAACTCTCTTAGCTTATTTGCATCCATGTGCAGTCGGCTATAATTGCTATGTGTCAAGCGTGCCACCCACCAACAACATTGCATATAGCCGTCTGCATCTACTTTTCATTACCTCAGAAGTGGGCAAACACAGGCTTGGAGCACCATGTGGCCCACAGAGCCttcacaagacagacaacttgtACTAAATAATGCTCACACAACACTCTTAAAATGACTATCCAAGCCAGGGGTCTTGTTGGGTAGGctatatactactgtactgttCAAACATTTCAGTACCAGGAATGAAAATACCAAAAAGTTATGTCAGGGTACTTTATTACTTGTTATTTATAGGGAAGTTGTATGCGACATCTGGCCCCATATTCTAAACCCAacgtggcccttgggccaaaataattccCCACGAGCCGAGTCAATTACAGCTCTGCCACCTGGTGGTAGTAGTGAGCATAGCTCCAAGTCCAAGTGTCAAGTTACTCTCCAGTTGCTTTGTTAAATGGTTGTTGGTCAGTTATTAGGATATTGGATAGGATATTGCCAATCTGTAATAATACAtcactttacagtttttctcaattacTTCGGTGCATTTCTCAGATCTCTACAATGTGCGAAAGATAAAGTGTGTTCTGAAAACAAtttgaacaaatgaaaaaaaaaacagtggctaTGGATTACC encodes:
- the LOC134465190 gene encoding CUB and zona pellucida-like domain-containing protein 1; its protein translation is MTQHFHWTYLKDCYPNGTIDYVNLNTSSNINVPGRWVIPASFDFSFSCSYPDEPTATPLPQGDKPTVTPQQQQDEPVTHQPQQAYIGNVICSESFMAIEVNKTQSEEIRIHEDHLRLNDPSCTLYSNGTHVFANMSLNTCGTVMEEDATNMIFKNEIVSVDNPNDIITRHHLVKIEFFCKYPKKSNVILEFNVHRNPYTFIQKGFGTFSYQFEFFQSSQFRNLQDPSSYPLEYDLGEMMYMQIEGISPVNNTELFVESCKASPSDDPNAHVSYSIISDGCNQDETVQFYSSHGNVVRFGMKAFKFIGLHDQVFITCSVILCEAGNPNTRCSQGCSNTTAAPAVHHHHRREASAAPIQTLRHYISQGPLRLRRSTNMRDATSTVATDGLNMNLVFVVGCLLAAVSVLSGVLFYTKRAKVVYQPLPSFDGE